The nucleotide window ATTATTCTAGAGGAGCGGCTCATACGGTTTTTGGGGTAATTGGAATAAAGGTTTGGATTTATAAAGGCCAACAATTTAAAAAAGAAAAAGCAGATTAAATATACATCATATGTTAATGCCAAAGAAAACAAAATATAGAAAAAGTCATAAAGGAAGAAGACGCACAAAGGGAGTTGCAAATAGAGGTCATGTTTTAAGCTTTGGTGATTATGGATTAAAATCATTGGAACAAAATTGGATTACTTCTCGCCAAATTGAATCTGCTCGTAAAACCATATCAAGACATATTAAAAAACAGGGAAAATTATGGATTAGAATTTTTCCAAGCAAGCCAATAACAAAGAAAGGAGCAGAGGTTCCAATGGGAGGAGGGAAAGGAGCGGTTGAATATTATGTTGTCCCAATTAAGCCAGGAACAATCATATTTGAAATTACTGGATTAGACGAAGAACTGTCTAAAAAAGTATTAAAATCAGCATCACATAAATTGCCAGTTAAAACAAGAATTGTGTCTAAAATTTAAATTTTATGAAGATAAAAGAAATTAGGCAAAAAAGCAAACAAGAATTAAATAAATTATTATTAGAATCTCATGAGAAATTGAGAGAATTAAGATTTAAAGTTCAGTTAAAACAGATAAGAAAAGTTAGAGATATGCGAAAAGCTAAAAAATTAATTGCTAAAATTTTAACTATTTTAAAAGAAAAACAAAATGATTAAAGGAAAATTCAAAGGAATAGTTGTAAGTGATAAAATGGATAAGACAATTATTGTTAATGTAACTAGAATTAAAAAGCATCCATTATATAAAAAAAGATATAAACATAATAAAAGATTCA belongs to Patescibacteria group bacterium and includes:
- the rplP gene encoding 50S ribosomal protein L16, which gives rise to MLMPKKTKYRKSHKGRRRTKGVANRGHVLSFGDYGLKSLEQNWITSRQIESARKTISRHIKKQGKLWIRIFPSKPITKKGAEVPMGGGKGAVEYYVVPIKPGTIIFEITGLDEELSKKVLKSASHKLPVKTRIVSKI
- the rpmC gene encoding 50S ribosomal protein L29; translated protein: MKIKEIRQKSKQELNKLLLESHEKLRELRFKVQLKQIRKVRDMRKAKKLIAKILTILKEKQND
- the rpsQ gene encoding 30S ribosomal protein S17, giving the protein MIKGKFKGIVVSDKMDKTIIVNVTRIKKHPLYKKRYKHNKRFKVHDAKGMAKEGDNVLFQECRPLSKDKRWRLIEIIK